In Cucurbita pepo subsp. pepo cultivar mu-cu-16 chromosome LG04, ASM280686v2, whole genome shotgun sequence, the following are encoded in one genomic region:
- the LOC111793463 gene encoding uncharacterized protein LOC111793463 isoform X2: MDHRHNLFVSSNGSVESGWTVYLEDSSSMFTPRIQNEELDLSMLSDASSGPPIFRENEPVFPENESGRCFCDTTATLFPKGSRKMKGGDGRRRPEQTASFLDDTASSDPNFNFHNSESSTSCQNPSGNQRQKKNQQINGKRSGLM; encoded by the exons ATGGATCATCGCcataatttgtttgtttcttcaaaTGGGTCTGTGGAATCTGGCTGGACTGTGTACTTGGAGGATTCCTCGTCCATGTTTACTCCAAgaattcaaaatgaagaactGGATTTGTCTATGCTTTCTGATGCTTCTTCTGGTCCTCCAATTTTCCGGGAAAATGAACCTGTTTTCCCGGAAAATGAATCTGGTCGGTGCTTTTGTGATACCACGGCCACACTTTTCCCAAAAGGTAGCCGGAAAATGAAGGGCGGTGACGGCCGACGGCGGCCGGAGCAAACGGCGTCGTTTCTTGATGACACTGCTAGCTCTGATCCCAACTTCAACTTCCATAATTCG GAGAGCTCAACCAGCTGCCAAAACCCATCTGGAAATCAAAGGCAGAAGAAGAATCA GCAGATCAACGGGAAGAGGTCGGGATTGATGTAG
- the LOC111793463 gene encoding uncharacterized protein LOC111793463 isoform X1: MDHRHNLFVSSNGSVESGWTVYLEDSSSMFTPRIQNEELDLSMLSDASSGPPIFRENEPVFPENESGRCFCDTTATLFPKGSRKMKGGDGRRRPEQTASFLDDTASSDPNFNFHNSESSTSCQNPSGNQRQKKNQLSQLRRQINGKRSGLM; this comes from the exons ATGGATCATCGCcataatttgtttgtttcttcaaaTGGGTCTGTGGAATCTGGCTGGACTGTGTACTTGGAGGATTCCTCGTCCATGTTTACTCCAAgaattcaaaatgaagaactGGATTTGTCTATGCTTTCTGATGCTTCTTCTGGTCCTCCAATTTTCCGGGAAAATGAACCTGTTTTCCCGGAAAATGAATCTGGTCGGTGCTTTTGTGATACCACGGCCACACTTTTCCCAAAAGGTAGCCGGAAAATGAAGGGCGGTGACGGCCGACGGCGGCCGGAGCAAACGGCGTCGTTTCTTGATGACACTGCTAGCTCTGATCCCAACTTCAACTTCCATAATTCG GAGAGCTCAACCAGCTGCCAAAACCCATCTGGAAATCAAAGGCAGAAGAAGAATCAGTTAAGCCAATTAAGAAG GCAGATCAACGGGAAGAGGTCGGGATTGATGTAG